The Augochlora pura isolate Apur16 chromosome 4, APUR_v2.2.1, whole genome shotgun sequence genome segment agagagaaaagcaCGATTCTGGAAAGCACTGCTATAAAGAGAGGAGCGACGTCCATGTGTCACGAACGTCAGGATATTATGGGTTACTGTCTATGGATAGTCCCAGCGATTTGAAACGATGGACCACGCCCAAAAGGCCTGCCATCTCCGCTTCGACAaactctcactctctctctctctctctctctctgtctctatgaCCATCTCTCTGTGCAGCTCTCTTtccgtctgtctgtctgtctgtctggcGACGATCGATCCTCTTTCCTCGCGACACACAAGCTGGCAAAAATTTACCAGCGGCAAAAGTCGAGCGACGAAACGGGACAGCCGAATACGCCCCTGGCTGGAGCGACCCGAGGCCTGCCTGCCTCTCCGGCCAATCGATAACCAACCTCCTGGTGCCTCTACCGTTTGACAGCCTCCACGACATTTCTACGTGCTTATTTCTTCCTCCTATTTTTACGCAGACCGTCTCACTTTATCTCCTCGAGACCcgcccctctttctctctctttcactctgtCCGTCTCTCTCCCGCGGTCTTTATCTTCGTTCCTTCGGGATCGACGCGTTCCGCTTCCTCTACGCGTCTCCTTTTCCCCGATCCGGGAGCGACACACAAAACCAgtcgaaacgaagaaaaaaggaGCACCACGCGATCGATTAAAAGACTGAACGAACGATTCTGCGTGGCCGGCTGCCGCCACGTGCTCTCGCCCGCCGGCCCCcttttccgcgccgcgccgcgccgcgccgcgcccgaTCCGCTCCGACCGCCCCGCCCGAGCAGCCTCTCCTTTTTGCTCTCCGGCCGGCCGAGATAATGTAAACGGTTCCGCGTTTCGAATGGTTTTCGCAGGAAACCGCTCGCCGGCTGCTCCCCGAGAGCGTGCCACCACGCGGTATCCTTCTCGGCCTTTTAACTGCGAGACGCAGCTCCCAGCTGTGCCCCGGGGCCATATAACTAGCCGACCTCAGCGATCGTAATCAGGTGGAAGCAATAACGAGCGATTCTCTTTCTTGAACTCGACGTAGATGGACGCAGATACGGGGTGTCCTGCGGGCCGCCGATCTGTCCGCCCTCGGAGGGGCCAACGCCGGTGCCCCTCGCGAGAAAAATGACTGCGTATAAGCGTGTAAGAGACCAGCTTTTCGTAGCGGCGATTCTATTTCTTGATCTCTCCGAGCCCACGACCTGAACCCCGAGAGGGCCTCGCACACCTTGCTCTTTTGGGAAACGGCGTGAAAAGTATGGCGGAAAAGTGCGAAACACGTTTCGCAGCGAGGATGTTCGACGAAGTTGCCCCTCGGGTTCAGAGCGAGCTTTCGTCACGCCTACTCCGGAGCTCTCTGGCCACGCCTATTTCGGTTGACGCGCGTATTCCGCGGCTACAGAATTTCTAGActtttttttatggaaaatgttcGACCGTTGACGGCGATCGATGTATCATTGGATTCGGGTGTCCTATTTGTACGAAAAGAGCGAAGAAGCTGGTTTTAACACTATGTCTACCGAGCCCAAGAATCAACGAACGTGTATTACTTTATAAGAACGGAAAGACTGCGTTAATTCAGACCTTCTATAACATGTTTTGTCTAACATTTATTAAGATGTCGTTGGATTCAGAATTTCGTTCAATTGTTTATGCTAAAATCTTCGTAGTACCAACAACCTGAAAATGTGAAACCGATAATTATGACTAGGCTCGGTGGTTCCAGTGTTCAAATTTCGTTTTAGTCCAGCAAGTGTGTAAATAGCGGCAGACAACGTTCGCAGGGCGCGTTGTTACGTTTAATTTGTCTGTCGAGTTACGAATCATTtctgttttatcaatataacGGGAACGACAATTATGCCTGGATCAATTATTCATTCGTCATTGTTTGTGAGAGTTGTCATTTATCGTGATCGAGTGTGACTAGGGTGATAGATGAAATTATTCATGATTGAGCCTGCGTATgcttatggaaaataatagcGGTTGCTTCGCGAGTATCAAGCGACGAATCTGTTTTTCCGGTTTCTCCCCCTCTCTTATCGTCGCGACCTTACTCCCAATAACTTGAAAATGTTTAAGCCGCTTCGACATCGGCCGAGAGGAAACAACTCGAAATGTAATATCGATAACGTTTCGCTGCGCGACGATAAGGAGGGAAGCTGCGACACAAATTCTCGCGAATGCCACAGCCGTTTTTCTTAGCATCGCGAatgtttgttgaattaataaaaggGTGGAAATCAGACAGAAACGTTGGCGACGCATGTTCACATTCACTGTCGCCAAAATTCGATTTAcactctttttttattcagttttcGATTCGAGATCAAAGGGAGCTAttgagagaatgagagagagagagaaggagaaagagaggaaacgTGGCAGACCGTTCACGACCGATCAGTAATATCGTCTATCACCTGTTTCGCGGTTAGTTTGTTCGATTAGTTCGTTATAGTTCGTTCGTACGGCCACCGTGTTTCTTTGTTCGAAGCGGCTCGCAGCTGAAGCTCGAAACGAACCTAAAACTATACTAATGTATTATCGAAGCATCGAGCGACTCGAAACGCGAGAACGAGCGGGAAAAGCGACGCGACAACGGCGGgtgaaaaagaagagagacgGCGAGACGcagcgcgagagaaagagagacggaaaaGGGGTGTgaaggagaaaaataaagaaaacgaaaacatACCTACGCATTTAAGATAATGTACAAGTCTCTAGTGTGATACATTTCTACGCTTATTCTCTAAACTAGTAGTCATGAAGtctaaagtaaaaaaaaataaaaacgataccTCGTTGTGGTTTGTAAAAcgcggaaataataaaaaatggtaaaaaattGCACGAACGGTAACGACGAGCGAGAAAAACGGAGAAAAACAAGTAACGTAGTTCTGTAATAGAGAGTGTAATAAAACGCAAAACTTGGCGAGAAAAATCGATGCGAGCGAAAGAGCGCACGACGAAACgctaaaaaaaagtatataagtTAATAACGCAAGCGACgaataaacgaaaaacaaaaaaacacgtaaggataaaaaataaacacacGCAGACACACAGGTACGACGTGTAATGATCAAAATCCGCTTGGGCTGACTTTTTGCGAGAGTACGAccgcgcgaaagagagagaaagacaggaATCTAGTGTGTGAGAGAGAATGAGCGAGAGTGtgtgagagatagagagggagagagagagagaaagataggtTGGGGAAAATGCTCGCAAACGGCGCCGATGAACCCGTAGATTCGAAATGTCCGGTGGCAGACGTCCTACTTAGTAGCAGTAATTAGTGGAAAACTGTAAGCGAGCGCCAAATATCGTTCGACCGTGTTTCGGGCCGAAACGACGAAACGGCGAGAAACGGGAGAAAAAAGAACACTATACTGGATAataagagagcgagagaagggAACACACCTGAATTCCCCCCGACGAATGATGGATGCGTGGACGCCGATGAATGGATGATTATTtccgagaaaataaataacatggAGACACacgcgtgtgtgtgtttttttccCGTCGGACCCTAtggcgtgcgtgtgtgtgtgtgagttTACGCGCAGAGTATTCGAGGATATAGTGTTCGGCATGTACATAATTCTGTATATACGAACGAATCACTGACTGTACAATACCAcccaaatatatttatatttcatgttAAAACAACTTCGCATACCAGTCATTTCTACCCGCCAACCCACTCAGCGCGTCTTCGTTTCCCAGGCTATTTGTGTTCCGGGGATGATTCAAAcagaaaaaaagtatttcacaCGGTGTTTTAGGCAGCAGCCAACTTCCAGCAACGGAGGCCTCTTCAACGACAAACGATGCGTAACATgtttttgtttcaaaaatctgtggagaagaaaattattttaacgatctTTATAAAATGGTATCTTAACAGTGCAATGTAGAAGTCAgccttgtttaaatatattaccttaataaatgcataatagaAGCATTTTTACTCGAACAAtctgaagaaaaaaaatactattttaacaatctttataAAATGGTATCCTTAACAGTACAATATAGAATTCAACTGTGTTTAAACATATTACTTTAACAGATGCATGAAGCATTTTTACTTGAACAATCTGAATAATCTGTGGAAAAAAAACCATGTTAATGAACTTCAtgaaataatactataacgATTCAATACAGAAGACGATTTGATTTAAACGTATTATTTCAATAGATGCACAAGCATTTTTAtccgaataatttgaataatctgTGACAAAGAAAATTCATCTATAACTCCAAAGTACCTATCttcatcaatatttttatccgacGAAGTCTATAAATTAGTTCCAGCCGAGGTCTCAACAAAACGTAGGTATTATTGCTAAAAGAACCGTTTAAAAAGTATCGAAACTGGTTGCTTGGAATATTGCTCAGGAATATTTCAGCCGAGGCGGTCTTAGACTCTGCGAGTTAATCTTGCACCTTCTGTACAGGACTTAAGCTTacagtaaaaaaagaaaagtaggGGAAAAGCGGTGGACTGATGGTAGCGGGTGGAACGAGCACAGGCGAGCCCGCTATCAAAGAGCATTCACGTTGCCAGCGCCAGCAGGAGCCGGCAAAAGGGTCCGCAAGAAAGACAGGTCTGTGCTTCGGTATCCGGCGTGGGGCCGtaagtgggggggggggggggggggacgagGAGCGAAAGGAAGAGTAACAGTGATTTCCAAGGAACTGAATCGACAGATTTTACTAATGGCGATATGACGCGTGCGTATCGTCAAGGCGAACCAGTCCGGCGTGTACCCGCGCCGGTTTAATGATCACACCGAGAGGAGCGGACTCCTCTTATTTTCGTTGCATCCCCTTCCGTTTTCCTTATTCCGCCGGATTGCGTAACAaacgcgttaaataaattaccgcGCGAGGCTCTGTTCGCCGAACCTCCTTCAGCGTCTGGCGcccccttcttttttttactctTTTTCCCAGCTGCAATTTCCCGGGAACTGCGTAACGTTGGACGTCCTATAATTGTGAACGATCGTGAATAATGTCTACGGAGTCACGTGACGTCACAAAAGATCCAAGAACCCTGGGTCGAATGTCGAAGTTTAAACCCCGTCGCCTTAGTCATGCGATTTTCGAAGCCATTCGTCGCGTTGCATTCTTACACAAATTGCTTTCTGCATCGATAGAATGGCGTTCCTATTCCTTTGGAACAGTTTTGCAACCAATTAACATTTTGAACAACAATTAACGCTATGCGCGAGAGTGGTATTAATACCtttctgaaaaatgtaattttcttaatttttttgtatatatacttGAAAGAATTCGTCTGCgaagtgttaaataatgtcaGAGTCGCGAATTCGCAATTTTGTACATCACAAGAATTCAATGTCggttataaaaatcaatttctcatctattttataatgGAAGCAGAGCTTGGAACGGTTCCGGAAATAACTGTCGCCGCTCTAATATGCCCGTCGCTCTTTTCTAACGCGCTTACTTTGTAACTCTTCTACGATCTACATACTACTGTGCCGGTGTCATTTGGACTTGAGCCTTCGATCGAGCGGCACGCACGAAATGACAAAGCACGTGTGCGATAATGTATTAGTATTAGTGTACTTATTCATGTGCCGATCGCGATGCAAAGTAAGCATGGGCATATATTAGCTGCTCTATCTCACTCCGCAGTAGCCAAGGAAGAGCGAGTAGGCAGAGATCCGACCCACAACCGAAAAATAACTGTTATGGCAGCGACACGAAAACCGAAATACGAACCGTATTCGAAACAGACGATGACTGACATAAGTTATTGGAAATAACGATTCTCAAAAATTGATTGAAGAAACGAAAACTATGtcgtgacaatttttaaatcccTGAAAacgcattattattattttaataataaccatACATctacttgaaataataaaaaaaatgaaaaaacttcCGTTTTGTAATTTCTCATATGAGCCTAcaacgaaaatttgaaaaatgcttTCTCTTTACCATCCaaacaaaattcaagtcattcaGTTtagttttaaagaatttattgcgttttaaaagGCGTACGTACACTCTCGTGGACCACTGTGTCTCTAAATCCACGAAAGACCGATAACGAAAGCTTTACGTACAGCCTCTCAAATTTTACTTCACGGTGCGAGCAACAAACTGCATTGATTCGAGAGAAACTGTCCGGGGTGtcgatgaaaaattcgcgGAACTGGTTTCCCGGCGCCGAATGTTGCCGGTCGAAAGGGGACGGGCCGAAGAGTGCAACGGATGCAACGGCTGCACCGGGCGCGCAGGCGGGTATTTTAAAACCGTGCTGGAAGCCGCGGGGGAGAGATCTTTTAACCTTCGAGCCGTAACCTCCCGGTTCGAATTGAATAAAGTTGCATGCGGAAGGTGCGCGACCCGGCACAATGAAATACAGGAACCACGGCTTCCTGGTGCAATTTCAGCTATTGTCGCCTGTTATTTTTGTCGCGGCGAGCgttttccattctatttaacattcCTGCGCCGGCCACCGACGCCGACACAACGCCGGCCATtgtttttcctctctttttatctTGCCGGCGAGCGAAAGCCGTGTGTTCCCTTGGTCTGTCCTGATCGTCGCCGACCGATAACGCGttttcgcgcgagcgagcTGCTCGTTTCGTGGAAACCCGGGTTTTCTGGAAGTATCGAACGAAAACCACGGTCGCTGCTAGAACAGGGACGACGAGACGGGTCGGGTCGGGACAGGACGGGGCAGGGCGGGGcgcgggacgggacgggacgggacgggacgggacgggacgggcgGGACACGAGACGGGATGCGATTAAACACGGCCCGGCACAAATACGATGACTCTACGATTCTTTGTTATTCATGATATTCCGGCGAACACGCCGCTTTCCGTGCTATAGTTGCCGTGACGTCATTAGTCTTCCATTGTATTCGATGACACGCTTCTAAACCGAAACCTCGATATATGGAATTATTGTTGCCTCGTGAGCCGCGACCACGTTCCCGACCCCGAAAAACGCGGAATAAACGAAATAGTTCGTCACGGAATCGCTCGCGAACGCATCCTGTCGCCGCGACAGTGCAAAAAAGTAACAAGCAGACCGTAAATCTTTGCGCAGAACGAACATTTTCTTGGCCGATTCCGACAGAAAGTCCTGTAATCAATTTAACAAAAGCCTTGTAATCTTTCTACTGCTTCTAACGTATATACCGTTCGGGTTGCGCAACTCGGGCAGAcctaaattaatgaaatttctactTAATTTACAACTTCCTTCTCGCATAGGCACGTTCGCGATGAAATATAATCTCAAAGTTTGTATTTTTACACATTCTTTCCTCGTGGATTGCAATCCATGCACTCGTTTTGTATTCGTACCGTGcacatttgaaattatatatcattttgactaacatgttattttattttataatgatttgAAACGATTATTTGGGCTAATTAtgaagttaaattaatataaaataatatcatctagttgattattattttgcgGGTTGTTTTTCGCGAAGAGAGCGTTGttgtgaaaattttataaaatgatttatgtcCACGAGTAAAAAGATCAATCATTGCAAAATTAGCGATTGAAATAATCCAtcgatgaaattaatcgaGAATCGTTGATTAAACTTTTTGCACAACTCTGCTTTCAAGGAATtgacataaaattgaaataatgattttagatttcgTCACAGGCATCTATCGATAAATTTGCAGTGCAGGAGGTTAATAAGAGAATGAAAACTGAAAGGCCATGGGGCGTAGCCCGTAGCGACTCGTCGATACGACGAAACTAGAGGAACGGCCGTCTTAAAACGATTGATACGACTGTAGGAGGAGGAGATACGTACTATGTACTATGTACGTACGCGGAATACGTCGTAGTCCGGGGACGCACACTTGCGCGTGTTTCAAGCGCATCGCGTCATCGATCGCGCTCCTTAAATGAAAGAAGTCTGCGGTTCGATTGCATCTCGCCGGGTGCAGCCTCTCCGAGGAGTACAAGGCGTGGAGAGTCTGCCCGACGCGCCCGAGATCTGTTCCCCGAGCTGCAAATTTTCGCACGACCCTGCGATTTCCTTTTAGCGTGCCGCGAGCTACCACGGGCTCCGCTAAACACGTGAACCTTTCTCGAAACGAAAAACACGTTTCCTTTTCcattccctccctccctctgtTCACAGTCGGTATCCGCACGTCAATTTTCACTGGACGATCCTCCCGTCCCGTCTATTGGAACTTCCACGGTGGGTACACGGTTCCAGGAACGATCTTTTAGCAGCGTGGGACAACCGAGGCGCCTCTCGCCCCTCCTACGCCAATGCGTCTTCGAATCTTCGCCGACTCACGGAACCCTCGAGATTATACGGTTTTTTGCGGAACCCTTGCCAAAAGGAATTACCgaggattaaatattttggatcTTCGGCTTTTCGCTGCTCGAATCGTGATTCAGATGCGAATTTTTACGTCAGCGTATTCAGTCCGTCGACTACgatggaatattaattttagaagcATTGTCGGAACGCGCGTTCTCCCcggtatgaaattttttatacaggGTCCGTCggtattttaacattaactCGGGAAATCTCCAAGATTCCCGAGAATATATTTCCAAGACTATCTCGTGTCCCACAATAATACGACATTTTCCGTGCGATAGGTATTTCGATGAATCAGTCATTTAAAGTCTGTCAATGACATCTCGCTTATTTTGACTCGCGATTGTATTCCACGGGCTGACCCTTCTCCAGAAATTTCCATTCGGATCAATAGCCTTGAGGATCTGTCATTGTTTCGACGAACCTCTGAATGGAGTATTGTTGTCTACGTTAAACTGTATTCGGGGCTTATGTATTGCCGTACGCCGAACATGGTCGTATGCCTATACCGAATATTCCTCGACGTCGGTAACGTTTACCTGACAGTTAACCGTTTCTGTTAATTGTTGGAATTATTGAGGCATTTTTGAAACGTGATTTATGAGGTACCAAAACCTATactgttgtaaaaataaaacgttccTGATTTGACACAATGAGAAGTTTACTTCGCGTAATAAATGGCAATATAGTAGCAAAACTCTTGACGACAGGAAATCCGAATGATTCTTATCGCTGTTATCCTCGgcataaaattatctttacgacggaaaataaaattcgtcggGGTTGGTCCGGAGGTCGCCGCGCCCCTCCACATTCCCGGATAGTTACGCCACTGGTTGGGCCTTGTACACAGGGCCCACATGGAACAGTGAAAAGGATAAGCACAAGAGTCTCGGGTAGCCCGGTCTCCGAGCTCGGCCAACTGATCCGAGCAACGCCTTCGGGTCCAGGTAACCGAAGTATCAATTCTTTTTCGCGAATGTATCCACGACTTGTCAGAATCAGTCGCCGAGGATAAAAGGAGGCCAGATGTTCCTGACTGCCAAAAGCGGGAGACACGGGACGCTAAATGAATTCGTTTCCGTCCTTGCTCTCGCGTTTCAATCGATATCGGGAAAAGCCTAGATGCCAGGCACAATGCATCGAccatatttcttctttttcccttCTCTGTCCTCTGCTGACAATGAAAACGCGATTCGAATTAAATGTCCGACTATGCTGCGCTATGGAAAACCGAAATTCGATACCGCTTTCGCGAACTTCGAGATTTTTCCAAGAGCTGCTTGGTGAAAGTTTAGTTTTGCGTTGCGGCTGCTTTTAACCTTCGTTGTTGACATTGGCATTGACCTTGCGCGAAGAAGTTGCGCTTACGCGCCGGCCCGAACAATGTTGAATCTTCCAGTAGCAACGAATTTTTTCTACAAGATGTTGAGCCTATTCCCCGGCTGTGTTAGTACGGCCAGATTATTTTGAACCGGGTGCTAATACACGAAGAACGATGCTAATTTGGGAAACCAAGTGAAAAGGTATGGTACCTGCGAAGGAATCCGGAGATAAGGCCGAGGGTGTAGACCCGGTGCGAATGGAACGTTTTAACGTGGGATGGTGAGCAATAGTGGAAGAATAACGGCAATCGATTATATAGCGACGCACAATAACTTTAGGGATTACGTCGATAAGCCCCTCGTCCACCCTAGTCTCGCAGGATTTAGGCAGGATAAAGGCTGGCCCATCGATCGTCTCCATTCCCCACTAGCTTTAACCTCGACGAACTTCCTAGAAACTCAGCGATCTGATTGGTCATCGCCTAAAGGGAAATTTCCAATGAACGTAATCTGCCTACGATATTTAACGAACCATAATCACGAAAGGGGTTCTGCATCTCGTATTATAGCTGTAGCAGTATTTGTAATAACATAATTGatgatttcaaataaattatagctaATCTAAGGATCTTTAAATATCCCGAGTCTCTGGCGGCAAATTTGAATTGTTCGTTCTGCAGAAAATGGAAGTTTCATTTGGATCTATCATTCGACACATTAGAAAGATGATATATGTttaatagtttcattttttttagtatAGCAATCTTTGACGAATCGagtatttgttaaaaattattagcaatTTGTACATTACCGACTATATTTAGATAATTCTCTATGCAGCCGCTGCCATACGAGGATCGAAGCGACACCTGTCTATCGCGCATGGTGTTGTCTGCTTTTTCTATCATGAAGGCATGAATGAAATGCCGCAAAAGTTTTCCTGTGTAGCATCGATTAAAAGTGCTGTATTAAAACCGCGAATGTTCAAAGTGAGTCGCGAATCAGTGTTCCGTGTACTATGTATTACTTAGACGTTTCTCTGTTAGTACATTCAATCTCTTTTAAGATATTTGTTCTCGCACGCTTAACCTAACCTATAACCCGAGTGCGGTCAATAGTTATAGGTTAATTTAAGAGCAAACGTTTCTTAagaatatctaaaaaaattattaaatctgatAAATTCGATACGGGAATTGTTTACAGTCAATCTTTATCGACATTAATGTCTTTAGCTGTTCACCAGCATAAGTATCATTACATTACGAAATAGTTTCTCATTTGCTCTCTCGCTTGTTTTTTCGGAAGTTTACGTAAACGGTTGCGATCCTAATTTTAGTGTTCATCGAACACGCTGAAATTGTTTAGAAGTTCGTCACATATTCGCTCGTTAGTATGTTGTAATGCATGTTGCACTTACGtcattttttttgttgttttcaGTGAGTTACCAGATTGTCCTAACCGGGAAGTATCTAAAGTATTcttgaagaaaaatatcctGCAATCTGTCAGACAATTGTTCGGAGAAGAAGGAGCCAAGTGTgtcattgatattttaaagtttgatCCAAAAGAGTGCAGGTTTGTTTTACGGTGCACGGATGACTGTTATGTACGCCTAAGAGCAGCTCTGTCACTTGCTGAAAGGTACGAAGGGGAGCAATGTATTTATAGAGTTCATCGTGCTACAGCAAATTTGCTATCATTTTCGGTAGATAGCAGAAACTAccaacattaatttatagagactcatttatctaatatttagtGCCTTTTCACTCTGAGGAaacattgtatatttttgtatgatTGTATCTATTGATCAACTATGCCAGTAACTCATAAGGAAGGGAAAGACACTATTATATTCGCATCCAAGGAGGATCATGCAACACCTAGCAAGATAGATCTTCCAGAACCAGAACCAAGTCCAGGTCTGCTCTTGCCAAATGGAGAGATTAACTGGAATTGTCCCTGTCTTGGTGGCATGGCCACTGGACCATGCGGATTGGAGTTCAGGGAAGCCTTTTCATGTTTCCACTACTCAAAAGCCGATCCAAAAGGTTCAGACTGCTATGAAGCATTTAAAACCATGCAAGTATGCATGCAACAATATCCGGCGCTATATGGTAACAAGGACACAAGCATGGACGATTTCGACGAGGATGCGGAAGAGGAACAGGATATCGATGATGCACAAGATAACAGTAAACTCCCAGGCCAGAAGGATCAATTAGAATCGAAAAGGGAAGAGAGATCGGAGCCTTCTAGTACAAAAGTAGATATAGGACGGACTAATGTTCATTGAACAATCGCCATCTCGCTATGAAATTAAACGTCGATGACACAATCACGTTTAATGGCACTTAGAGCAAATTTCTATCGGGACTTAATGGTATATAGGATATCTGTAGTTCACACAATGCATAGGTTGTGtggaaaaatatgtttgaacgaaataaagtattcgtaaatattatttcgctaATATCTGCGTTCCTTACCTTTTGCGGAACGAAGTTCGCGATATTGACGACAGGGGCGATGAAATTCACTTTTTCCATTCCTCGTTTGAAAACCAAAATGGACTGTTTCGAGCATGcaatgaatatatttgaatgtCATATTATGTTTCCCTTAACGGCTGCCTGGATATCTCGCTTTATGTGATAAGAGATAACGAGCAAACAGTTCTCATACTCACGGATCAACCCCCATTTGCGCGCCTACTGACTCATCAATTCCAGATAACTTTTCGTTCGATCTTATAACATCCAAGTTCGAAACGTTAGATTATCTcatgtatgtaataataaatttggaaACCAATATTGTCGACTTTAAGTCGTCGAAACAGAATTCGGAAACTAAGTATTAACCACTTTCAATTGTtatgaaatttcgtttaaacgaATCAATTGTTGATACTTGAAAGACtctttaaaatcaatttgaacATTCACAATTTAAGCACgcaagatttataaaaaattgaaaattagagaaaaacGACGTAAATATTTCTGAGAAATGAATTCGAACTAAATGCATACAATATATTGGATcagtaaaacaatttcatcactttgaatattttacttcttattgat includes the following:
- the LOC144468583 gene encoding mitochondrial intermembrane space import and assembly protein 40, with the protein product MPVTHKEGKDTIIFASKEDHATPSKIDLPEPEPSPGLLLPNGEINWNCPCLGGMATGPCGLEFREAFSCFHYSKADPKGSDCYEAFKTMQVCMQQYPALYGNKDTSMDDFDEDAEEEQDIDDAQDNSKLPGQKDQLESKREERSEPSSTKVDIGRTNVH